TCCTCGCCTCGATTATCGTTATGATTCCCGTCGGTCATGGTTTGCGTAGCACGGCGAGTACGGCAATCAGACTCACACCACAGACCGAACAAATTAGGCCGCAATAAAACGATCGCGGCACATAGGCAAACTCGACCAGGTGCCGCCCCGCCGATAACGGCACGCCCCGGAAAACGCCGTGCGCAGCCTGAATCGCAACGGGATCCCCGTCGACCATACACGTCCAGCCGGGATAGTAAGTATCGGCCACCACTAACATGCCCTTGCGCGCAGACGTCGTCTCCACGAGCAACCCGCGTGGTGTTTCGTCGAGAACACGCACGTTCGGCGACAAGCCGTCGCGCAGGGCAGCCAGCGTTTGTTCGTCGCTTTCTTCGATCGGCAGCGAGCATAGGTGCGCTGCCTGGCTGCCGATAAAACGAATTCGCGGCAGCCGGCCGCGCACTTGCCGCCAGGATCCTGGCGACGGCGTCACATATTGGCAGCCGCTCAGGGGCAATACGGTGTCGGGATGGCGCTCGATGGCAGAGTAGAGTCGATCGAGAGCTTCGGGCAGCACTCCGCCGTCGTTGGTGTTGATGGCCGAGCGCCGCGCGGCGAGCGCCATCGGTGCCACGCTGCTGAACTGGAGCGCTACGCGCGATACTTTTGGCCAGTTGGGCGCGCGGGCGAAGCGCACGCGCGGGCCGACCGCGGCAATCCTCGGCGCCATCGTTTCCGGCACGACGGCGTCGAGCGAAAAGCGGCCGGCCGAGTTGCTTCCCAGATCGACGACCGCCAGCATGAGAACGACCGAGTACATTTCCATTGGCCAACGCTGACCCCAGCGCCGCGCGGCGATGAACGAGCCGCCGGACGCCGCAACGATGACCGCAAATTCGGCATAGCGGCCGCCGAGATTCTCGCGCGCGAAAGCCATATACCTGCGCCAACCAACCTGCTCGAGCCAATCAGCTGCAAAGTAACCGACGAGCACGACCGTGCAGCAAGCGGCCAGTCGCGCCGACCAGCGGCCACGACGCGACGCAGGCGCATCGGCGCGCACCACGGCGTCGAGGCCCCGCGCCGCCATGAGCGGCAGCAGAACCGACGCTAACGCAAGCGCGCGGCCCTGACAGCGGAACCACAGCAAGCCGGGCAAAACTTTGCCGGCGAAGCCCAAGAGCGGCGTACCGTTCCCTAAACCGATCACGAGCGCCAGCGGGAGCAACCAAGCGGCAAAATGCTGCCAGCGCGCGGCCGTCGCGCGTCTTAGCCCTGCGTAGGCCAAGGCGATCGTGATCAGCCCCACGTAGCCGGCGCGTTCGTGCAGCAGACCGTCCGACGCCAGCTCGCGCAGGCCCTCGAGCCGATCGCCTTTGAAAAACGGCACGACAAGCCGCGCAAAATCTCCACCGTCCATCGCAAACAGTCCGGCATAGGCGAGCGTACCGCGGCCCGTCCCGCCAAGTCCGCCGCGCGCCAACTCGGCACCCGGCAGCCATTGAATCGAAGCCGTCAGCAACGCGCAGGTCGCCCCGACCGCCAGCCAGACCACGAGGCGCCGGCGATGGACGGCGCCTTCGCCTACGGCCAGCGAAAACAGCATCCAGGTGGCGCCGGCCAGCAAGGCGTAATACAGCATTTGGGGGTGGCCGACCAGCGCGAAGAGCGCCGTCACCCCCGCAAGCGCCGCGCAGCTTCGCGCCCCGGGCGCGCGGATGAACCGCGCCAGCGCCAACAGGAACCACGCGGTCAGAGGATACCCGAATACCAGCGTGATATGACCCACGAGCAGATGATCGACGAGAAACACGCTCCAGGTGGCAACCAGCGCGGCGAAGCTGGCCGCGGGAGGGCTGACATCGAGTTGCCGCGCCAGCAGGTACTGCCCCGTAAAGCAAATCGCGAGATGCAGAAAGAGACTCAGCTTAATGCCGTCGTTCGCTCCCGCGGCGAGGACAAACGGCATGAGCAGCGGATAGCTCAGCGCGGCCTGCTGGCTGGCGTGCAGCGGCGTACCGCAGCCGAGATACGGCAGCCACAGTGGCAGCCGTCCGGCGAGGATTTCGTCGCGCGCGAATTGCTGGACGGGAATCTGATAGCACGCCACGTCGAAGGCGTTCCATCCGCCGACCACGCGCTCGTCGCCCGCAAGCAGGGCGGCAAACGGTGCCATCGCAATCAGGAAGACGATGGCGGGAAAACATCCGACCGAATTTTTGATTTTCGATTTTGGATTTTGGATTGCCGCAGACGAATCCACCCTGTCCCTGCGGGAGAGGGCCGCGGTGAGGGGCGTCGGAGCATGGGGGGCGTCTTCCATCGTTTCACCACATGACGCGCACGTATCTCGCCAGCAATATGCACGACGCGGCCTGCAAAAACACCAACAGCCCCGCGCACCAGCCGCGCAGGCGGGGCTCGAGTTCGCGGACCGCCTGCGCGGCCAACACGCCGCCGAACGGCATGAAAGGCAGCCAGAGCCGGGCCACCTCGCCCATGTTCAGCCCCGAGAGATTAAGCGCGGCCAGGATGCCCGCCCAACTCAGGGCCAAAGCGTCGAACGAATTGCCGGCCAGGAACCGCCTGAGCTCGCCCGCGACGCGCCACGCCGCGAACACCGTAACGGGCACGCCCATCGCGACGGCGAACTCCAGGGGATTTATCCACAGCCAGCTTTCGTACGTCCGCGGGTTCGCCAGATAAAAAGCGCCATGTTCAGCGAGGTTGTATCGCCATATCGCCACGATGTTACACCGCCAGCCCAGATACAGCACCAGTGGACCGACGAGCCACCCGCCGGCCGCGCATCCGAGCGTGGCGAGTCCCGGCGCGCCGGGACGTAAGCCTCGCGGCAGTACCATCCACCGCATACGCCGGCGCCGACCACCGTTCGGTGCTTGCGAAAGAAGACGGCCGGCGGCTTCACGCGGCCGCGCCGGCGCGCCTGCCTGCAACCACTCCAGCGCCACCATCAAGCCGCCCATCGCCGCCACCACCGCGAAGGCCAGCGAGACGAACATGCCCAGCCAGACGAGCAACCCCGCGGCTGCCGCGGCCAGCGGCGACCGCCGCTCGAACGCACGGCAGACCAGGGCCACGATCAGCGCCGCCAGCGTCGGATAGACCGAATCTTGTCTCGGCGCGAACAGCATCGCGGCAGGTGTCAGCCCAGCCAGCGTCCCCGCCAGCAGTGCCAGCCCACCGCAGCCGTCACGCTCCGCGTGATGATCGCCCCTGGCAAGCCGCATGGCCGCCAACCACACCACGGGCAGCGCGACGGTGATCGCCAGCGCGCGGCTGACGACGGCGACGGTGCATAAGGTCGCTCCGGCGGCGGGCGAAGCCGCGCGCGGATCTTTCGACCCGATGCTGCACAATTCGCGGCGCACACTGGCCGGCTGCGACGCCGCGACTGCTCGCGCAACCGCTCCATGCCCCTCAAAAAAACCCGACAGCGCGCGATACGCCAGTATCAGGCCCGGCGGGTTGTTCGTAATGTGCGTTCCGCGCCCCCGCGCCACCCCCTCGAAGTCGCTCAGAAGGTCACCGTTGGACGCCCCGCGATCGCTGGCCAGCGTGAAGACGCCGTTCACCTGGCGCGAGTGCAACACGCCGATCCATGCCGCCGGGCCGCCTCGCAAGACGAAATCGCCGCCGAGCTGTAGGGAGCCAACCAGCAACAACACGACTAAGAACGCGGCCGTTCGCCGCCTGACGCTCACGCCGCGTCGACCGCGTGCCGACAACGCGCCGACGACCGCCAGTGCGGCGGTCGCGAGGAGCAGCCACAAGCCCACCCCGGTCCAGACCGCACAGTCGCGTATAGGCAGCCGCCGCCAAGTCCACTCGTGCCGCAGACCCAGCGGAACGGCTGGCGAAGCGGCCATCAACGCGCAAACGGCCACAGCCGCGGCGGAGATGCAAACCGCAATGATCGCCGATAATC
This DNA window, taken from Pirellulales bacterium, encodes the following:
- a CDS encoding YfhO family protein, coding for MAPFAALLAGDERVVGGWNAFDVACYQIPVQQFARDEILAGRLPLWLPYLGCGTPLHASQQAALSYPLLMPFVLAAGANDGIKLSLFLHLAICFTGQYLLARQLDVSPPAASFAALVATWSVFLVDHLLVGHITLVFGYPLTAWFLLALARFIRAPGARSCAALAGVTALFALVGHPQMLYYALLAGATWMLFSLAVGEGAVHRRRLVVWLAVGATCALLTASIQWLPGAELARGGLGGTGRGTLAYAGLFAMDGGDFARLVVPFFKGDRLEGLRELASDGLLHERAGYVGLITIALAYAGLRRATAARWQHFAAWLLPLALVIGLGNGTPLLGFAGKVLPGLLWFRCQGRALALASVLLPLMAARGLDAVVRADAPASRRGRWSARLAACCTVVLVGYFAADWLEQVGWRRYMAFARENLGGRYAEFAVIVAASGGSFIAARRWGQRWPMEMYSVVLMLAVVDLGSNSAGRFSLDAVVPETMAPRIAAVGPRVRFARAPNWPKVSRVALQFSSVAPMALAARRSAINTNDGGVLPEALDRLYSAIERHPDTVLPLSGCQYVTPSPGSWRQVRGRLPRIRFIGSQAAHLCSLPIEESDEQTLAALRDGLSPNVRVLDETPRGLLVETTSARKGMLVVADTYYPGWTCMVDGDPVAIQAAHGVFRGVPLSAGRHLVEFAYVPRSFYCGLICSVCGVSLIAVLAVLRKP